One segment of Deltaproteobacteria bacterium DNA contains the following:
- a CDS encoding insulinase family protein encodes MKPSYRKTTFDNGLRILTERVPHVKSVSVGIWVNIGSRDENESEAGLSHFIEHMIFKGTARRDALQIAKEIDQIGGMANAFTSKEYTCFHARVMSDHLPLATDLLIDIFLHSVFDFEDIDRERQVILQEINMVEDTPDEHIHVLFGQNFWPGAPLGRPVLGTVETISRAGREEIYQYLKRHYLPTKIIIAAVGNLEHKAFVDLIGPSLEAMPAVEDNLVRQPPEVKTDVTITAKELEQVHFCLGSPFPTAVDERRYAAAMLSTILGGNMSSRLFQEIRENRGLAYSIYSFLSTYIDAGLLGIYAGIGQKQVNEVIRLILAELKKLRMGEIKDSELKAAREYLKGGIALNLESTDNLMTRLARNEVTYHRNVSYEEIVTSINRVAKDQIVGLAEEYFQPQSLALTVLGSVSENELQPDILNQ; translated from the coding sequence GTGAAACCCTCGTACAGGAAGACCACGTTTGACAATGGGCTGCGCATTCTGACGGAAAGGGTGCCGCATGTCAAATCCGTCTCAGTGGGCATATGGGTGAACATCGGCTCCCGGGATGAGAACGAATCAGAAGCCGGCCTCTCCCACTTCATTGAGCATATGATCTTCAAAGGCACCGCTCGCCGGGACGCCCTTCAGATAGCTAAGGAGATTGATCAGATCGGGGGGATGGCCAACGCCTTTACGAGCAAGGAATACACCTGTTTTCATGCCCGGGTCATGTCCGATCACCTCCCTCTGGCAACCGATCTTCTAATTGACATCTTCCTTCACTCTGTGTTCGACTTCGAGGACATTGACCGGGAACGGCAGGTCATTCTTCAGGAAATCAACATGGTCGAGGATACGCCGGACGAGCATATTCATGTGCTCTTCGGCCAGAACTTCTGGCCCGGCGCGCCTCTCGGCCGCCCGGTCCTGGGAACGGTCGAGACAATCTCCCGGGCTGGCCGCGAAGAAATCTACCAGTATCTCAAGCGACATTATCTGCCTACCAAGATTATCATTGCCGCCGTCGGAAATTTGGAACATAAGGCCTTTGTGGATTTGATCGGGCCGTCCCTTGAGGCTATGCCAGCCGTTGAAGATAATCTGGTTCGTCAGCCCCCTGAGGTCAAGACCGACGTAACAATCACTGCAAAGGAGCTGGAGCAGGTTCACTTCTGCCTCGGCTCCCCGTTTCCAACCGCCGTGGATGAAAGGCGCTACGCTGCCGCTATGCTCAGTACCATCCTCGGTGGCAATATGAGTTCCAGGCTTTTTCAGGAAATCAGAGAAAACCGAGGCCTGGCCTACTCAATCTATTCTTTCCTCTCCACTTACATTGACGCCGGGTTATTAGGAATATACGCTGGAATCGGTCAGAAGCAGGTGAATGAAGTGATCCGCCTTATTCTGGCCGAATTAAAAAAACTCAGGATGGGAGAGATAAAGGATTCCGAGCTAAAAGCTGCTCGGGAGTATCTGAAGGGCGGGATCGCATTGAATTTGGAGAGCACGGATAACCTTATGACCCGCCTGGCTAGAAATGAGGTTACCTATCATCGGAACGTCAGCTATGAGGAAATCGTGACATCTATCAACAGGGTCGCCAAAGACCAGATCGTGGGCCTGGCCGAGGAATATTTCCAGCCGCAGAGCCTGGCCCTGACCGTCCTGGGCAGTGTTTCTGAAAACGAACTCCAACCCGATATTTTGAATCAGTAA
- the pnp gene encoding polyribonucleotide nucleotidyltransferase yields the protein MKLEKQFGEATLIIEADHVARQASGAVMVRCEDTIVLVTVVSTRDQRTGIDFLPLTVEYQERYYSVGRIPGNFFRREVGRPSEKETLIARLIDRPCRPLFPEGWNYETQIIATVLSVDEDYDADMLALIGASAALEISDIPFQGPIAGTRVVRVDGELVTNPVQSQIEKSDLNIIVAGSREAVVMVEGEAIEVEEEVLLEAVFLAQKEIQPILDMQEELKAALGKPKRQPPPFEQDEAFATMVKDQYRAEAKEALLTPAKQERHEKSRLLRERAVEELSENYPDAAEKISLPFEELERDILRDLILKEEKRIDGRSVKEVRPINCQVAVLPRAHGSAIFTRGETQALGIATLGTSHDDQRLDALIGETSKSFMLHYNFPPYCVGEARRLGPPKRRDVGHGALAERALKSVLPDQEEFPYTIRVVSEILESNGSSSMATVCAGTMALMDAGVPIRSPIAGVAMGLVVENGEVVILTDIIGDEDHLGDMDLKIAGSRKGVTGIQMDIKVKGISKEILEKALSQAREGRMHILDEMEKVIAKPRPELSEYAPKTTIIEINPDKIRDLIGPQGKVIRAIQSETDTRIDVEDTGKVIIYARNAQSADTAIKQIKEVTQEAEVDQIYKGKVVKIMDFGAFVEILPGTDGLVHISQLAPERVKAVTDVVKEGDEILVKVLDIDKQGKIRLSRKAVLEEAAGKRH from the coding sequence ATGAAACTAGAAAAACAATTTGGAGAAGCAACCCTCATAATCGAGGCTGATCATGTAGCCAGACAGGCCAGTGGCGCGGTTATGGTCCGGTGTGAGGATACCATAGTTCTGGTGACAGTGGTGAGCACTCGCGACCAACGGACCGGGATAGATTTTTTACCCCTGACGGTAGAATATCAGGAACGTTATTACTCTGTGGGCCGTATCCCCGGGAACTTTTTCCGTAGAGAAGTTGGGCGGCCTTCGGAAAAGGAGACATTGATTGCACGCTTGATTGACCGACCCTGCCGTCCTCTTTTCCCTGAGGGCTGGAATTACGAAACCCAGATCATCGCCACCGTCCTCTCAGTAGATGAGGACTACGACGCCGATATGCTGGCCCTGATCGGCGCCTCCGCAGCCCTTGAAATTTCGGATATTCCTTTTCAGGGCCCTATCGCTGGAACGAGGGTGGTTCGAGTGGACGGAGAATTGGTGACCAATCCCGTTCAATCTCAAATCGAAAAGTCGGATTTGAACATCATCGTGGCTGGCAGCCGTGAAGCCGTGGTTATGGTTGAAGGTGAGGCGATCGAAGTGGAAGAAGAGGTGCTTCTGGAGGCCGTCTTCCTGGCTCAGAAGGAGATTCAGCCCATCCTGGACATGCAGGAGGAATTGAAGGCCGCGCTGGGAAAACCCAAACGCCAGCCCCCGCCGTTCGAGCAGGACGAGGCCTTTGCCACCATGGTCAAGGATCAATATCGCGCTGAAGCTAAAGAGGCTTTACTGACCCCGGCCAAGCAGGAACGGCACGAAAAATCTCGACTCCTTCGTGAACGAGCGGTTGAGGAGTTGAGTGAAAATTACCCTGATGCGGCTGAAAAAATCAGCCTGCCTTTTGAGGAGTTAGAGCGTGACATTCTCCGCGACCTGATCCTGAAAGAAGAGAAGCGGATTGACGGGCGGAGCGTAAAAGAGGTTCGCCCCATCAACTGTCAGGTGGCGGTTCTGCCTCGAGCCCATGGTTCAGCCATATTTACCCGCGGTGAAACGCAGGCCCTTGGCATCGCCACCCTGGGCACCAGCCATGACGATCAGCGCCTGGACGCCCTGATTGGCGAAACCTCCAAGTCGTTCATGCTGCACTATAACTTCCCGCCGTATTGCGTTGGAGAAGCCCGGCGTCTGGGCCCGCCCAAGCGCCGCGATGTGGGACACGGGGCCCTGGCTGAAAGGGCACTCAAGTCGGTGCTGCCAGATCAGGAGGAGTTTCCTTACACCATCCGTGTTGTGTCCGAGATACTAGAGTCTAACGGTTCTTCTTCCATGGCTACGGTCTGTGCCGGAACCATGGCCCTTATGGACGCCGGTGTGCCAATTAGGTCTCCTATCGCCGGTGTGGCTATGGGACTTGTAGTGGAGAACGGCGAGGTCGTTATCCTGACCGACATCATCGGTGATGAAGACCACCTCGGAGACATGGACTTAAAGATCGCCGGCTCCAGAAAAGGCGTGACCGGGATACAGATGGACATCAAGGTCAAGGGTATTTCAAAGGAGATTCTGGAAAAGGCCCTGAGTCAAGCCCGTGAGGGGCGCATGCATATCCTGGACGAGATGGAGAAAGTCATTGCCAAACCGCGACCCGAGCTTTCAGAATACGCCCCCAAGACAACGATCATCGAGATCAACCCGGATAAAATTCGTGACCTCATTGGGCCTCAAGGTAAGGTCATCAGAGCCATCCAGTCCGAGACAGACACCCGCATAGACGTGGAAGACACGGGCAAGGTTATTATTTACGCGCGTAACGCTCAGTCCGCCGATACAGCCATCAAACAGATCAAAGAGGTGACCCAGGAGGCGGAGGTAGATCAAATTTACAAGGGCAAGGTGGTCAAGATCATGGATTTTGGAGCCTTTGTCGAAATACTTCCCGGAACCGATGGTCTGGTTCACATCTCTCAACTGGCCCCGGAACGCGTAAAGGCCGTGACCGATGTGGTCAAGGAGGGCGATGAGATTCTGGTCAAGGTCCTTGATATAGACAAACAGGGAAAGATTCGTCTTTCCAGAAAGGCTGTCCTGGAAGAGGCTGCTGGGAAGCGCCATTGA
- a CDS encoding MBL fold metallo-hydrolase — MKFCTLASGSKGNAIWVEAEGVAVLVDAGLSGKELERRMAVAGLSPQKLRAILVSHEHHDHISAVGILARRLGLPVHMNELTLTQCQAELAGVLVSLFRTGEKFDLGPFSIHPFSLSHDAADPVGFTLSNNGVLLGLATDLGVATNLVRTRLSNCKALVIESNHDPQMLLNGPYPWELKRRVQSRHGHLSNDDAAELLSSVAHKGLTQVVLAHLSETNNEPELALARVGSVLAPLADFQLEVAFQDTPSQIFEL; from the coding sequence ATAAAATTCTGTACACTCGCCAGCGGGAGCAAAGGCAACGCCATCTGGGTCGAGGCCGAAGGCGTGGCCGTGCTGGTGGACGCCGGCCTATCTGGGAAGGAGCTTGAACGCCGCATGGCCGTGGCGGGATTGTCCCCGCAGAAACTGCGGGCCATCCTGGTTTCCCATGAGCATCATGACCATATTTCCGCGGTCGGGATTCTGGCCAGGCGGTTGGGCTTGCCGGTTCACATGAATGAACTCACCCTGACCCAATGCCAGGCAGAACTTGCAGGGGTCTTGGTGAGCCTTTTCCGAACCGGAGAAAAATTTGATTTAGGGCCGTTCAGCATTCATCCCTTTTCCCTCTCCCATGACGCCGCGGACCCGGTGGGTTTTACCTTGAGCAACAATGGAGTCCTGCTCGGCCTGGCTACTGATCTTGGGGTGGCTACCAATCTCGTTCGGACGCGTTTATCTAATTGCAAGGCCCTGGTCATCGAGTCCAATCATGATCCCCAGATGCTCTTAAACGGCCCCTATCCCTGGGAGTTAAAACGCCGGGTGCAGAGTCGGCACGGTCACCTGTCCAATGATGACGCGGCCGAATTACTGAGCTCCGTGGCCCACAAGGGGTTGACGCAGGTCGTTTTAGCTCACCTGAGTGAAACCAACAATGAACCGGAGCTGGCCCTGGCTCGAGTCGGCTCTGTCCTGGCTCCTCTGGCAGATTTTCAACTAGAAGTGGCCTTTCAGGATACACCCAGCCAGATATTTGAACTTTAA
- the dut gene encoding dUTP diphosphatase, whose protein sequence is MKSEIKVQVKRIRPEEDQDLPLPAYMTPRSAGMDLLAAVKESVVMEPGQVMLIPTGLAMALPSGFEAQIRPRSGLALKKGLSLINSPGTIDADYRGEIGLAVINLGQEPVTIKRGDRIAQMIFTRVWQAELDLVSELEETDRGPGGFGHTG, encoded by the coding sequence ATGAAAAGCGAGATAAAGGTTCAGGTGAAGCGCATTCGCCCTGAAGAAGATCAGGACCTGCCTCTTCCGGCATACATGACGCCGCGTTCCGCCGGCATGGACCTCCTCGCGGCCGTAAAGGAATCCGTGGTCATGGAACCCGGACAGGTCATGCTGATTCCCACCGGCCTGGCCATGGCCCTGCCTTCGGGTTTTGAGGCGCAGATTCGTCCTCGCAGCGGTCTGGCCCTGAAAAAGGGCCTCAGCCTGATCAACTCCCCCGGAACCATTGATGCAGACTACCGCGGTGAGATCGGACTGGCGGTCATTAACCTGGGCCAAGAGCCGGTGACCATCAAGCGGGGCGATCGCATCGCTCAGATGATTTTCACCCGGGTCTGGCAGGCCGAGCTGGACCTGGTTTCAGAGCTGGAAGAGACCGACCGCGGCCCAGGCGGTTTTGGTCACACTGGTTGA